In one window of Frigoriglobus tundricola DNA:
- a CDS encoding DHA2 family efflux MFS transporter permease subunit, whose translation MSSGVGSATTNRPAVNPWLVAVAVVIPTFMEILDTTIANVALRYIAGGLSAANIDSEWVITSYLAANATILPISGWISAHIGRKNYFLLSILVFSISSALCGLATNLGQLILFRVVQGLAGGGLQPSSQSILLDSFPPEKQGAAQTLFGIAALVGPIVGPTLGGYLTDNYSWRWIFYINAPVGVAALVACYFLLDDPPYLRAEREQLKKKPLNFDFIGLGLLVVVMSAWEIMLSKGQEWNWWEDPFGRVQTLQILFGVCLLALVVRELRSANPVVNFRPLTDRNFVVCCLTIFCLYGTLYASSTILPALLQTLFRYDAFHSGLVMSPSGVFAILTMIVVSLLMTRGLDTRWLIGVGLVVSAAGQYWMSVATLDISPWFVALPRVVMIIGLSMTFSPLQVTAFKYIPQHLRGAAVGLFSLLRNEGGSAGTSIAQTVQERRLQFHLSRLDDHLTAYDKPVRTFLSQMEAYFFQMTGDPALAHQRAVKALDTLRQQQAGSLAYFDVFFLSAVITAALVVFVFLLKPSKAEAGAPVGE comes from the coding sequence ATGAGCAGTGGGGTGGGGTCCGCGACCACGAACCGACCCGCGGTCAATCCGTGGTTGGTCGCGGTCGCGGTCGTGATCCCGACCTTCATGGAGATCCTGGACACGACCATCGCCAATGTCGCGTTGCGCTACATTGCCGGGGGCCTCTCGGCAGCGAATATCGACTCCGAGTGGGTCATCACGAGCTATCTGGCCGCCAACGCGACGATCCTCCCCATCTCCGGCTGGATCTCGGCTCACATCGGGCGCAAAAACTACTTCCTCCTCTCGATTCTCGTTTTCTCGATCAGCTCGGCCCTGTGCGGGCTGGCAACGAACCTGGGTCAGTTGATCCTGTTCCGGGTCGTACAGGGGCTGGCGGGCGGCGGGTTGCAGCCGAGCAGTCAGTCCATCTTGCTCGACAGCTTCCCGCCCGAAAAACAGGGCGCGGCCCAGACCCTGTTTGGTATCGCGGCTCTCGTCGGGCCGATCGTGGGGCCGACGCTCGGTGGCTACCTGACGGACAATTACAGTTGGCGGTGGATCTTCTACATCAACGCGCCGGTGGGTGTCGCGGCGCTGGTCGCGTGTTACTTCTTGCTCGACGATCCGCCGTACCTCAGGGCCGAACGGGAGCAGCTGAAAAAGAAGCCCCTGAACTTCGACTTCATCGGTCTCGGCCTGCTCGTGGTGGTCATGTCGGCGTGGGAAATCATGCTGAGCAAGGGCCAGGAATGGAACTGGTGGGAGGACCCGTTTGGCCGCGTGCAGACCCTCCAGATCCTCTTCGGCGTGTGCCTGCTGGCCCTCGTGGTGCGTGAACTCCGGTCTGCCAACCCGGTCGTCAACTTTCGGCCGCTGACGGATCGCAACTTTGTGGTCTGCTGCCTGACCATCTTCTGCCTGTACGGCACCCTTTACGCCAGCTCCACGATCCTCCCGGCGCTGCTCCAGACGCTGTTCCGGTACGACGCGTTCCACTCCGGTCTGGTGATGTCCCCGTCCGGGGTGTTCGCGATCCTCACCATGATCGTGGTGAGCCTCCTGATGACGCGCGGGCTCGACACCCGCTGGCTGATCGGGGTGGGGCTCGTCGTCTCGGCGGCCGGGCAGTACTGGATGTCGGTCGCCACGCTGGACATCAGCCCGTGGTTCGTCGCCTTGCCCCGCGTGGTCATGATTATCGGCCTGTCGATGACGTTCTCACCGCTTCAGGTGACCGCGTTCAAGTACATCCCTCAGCATTTGCGGGGGGCGGCGGTCGGCCTGTTCAGCTTGCTGCGGAACGAGGGGGGCAGTGCGGGGACCTCGATCGCCCAAACCGTGCAGGAGCGCCGGCTCCAGTTTCACCTGTCCCGTCTGGACGACCACCTGACGGCCTACGACAAGCCGGTCCGCACGTTCCTCTCACAGATGGAGGCGTACTTTTTCCAGATGACCGGTGACCCGGCGCTGGCGCACCAGCGGGCGGTCAAAGCGCTCGACACGCTCCGGCAACAGCAGGCGGGCTCACTCGCGTATTTCGACGTCTTTTTTCTGTCGGCGGTCATCACGGCCGCGCTGGTGGTTTTTGTGTTCCTGTTGAAGCCCTCGAAAGCGGAAGCGGGTGCCCCGGTCGGTGAGTGA
- a CDS encoding HlyD family secretion protein, whose product MASEPPRSADTEPKADSHDAAAPTKPPRRRRWRKRLIMMGVALAVVGCGLYFGRHWIHRQLTTESTDDAYVNSHVTSVSGRVAGHVIAINFDDNDRVRQGDLLLEIDHEPYQVAVSQRRAALDVAEGNLTTAIAQVRAQEAKARSSWYNLIHAQEQVRYQLATIRSYVSNLRLQEAQFKLAETEVARARRLVDKQAASKEELDQRAADLEVARQRVIDATETIRRTRANLGLPPNDADPTAAPADLEETYSAVQTALSDTAQALAQAGVPIRLRGLTPKSLREQVERLDPSGDLNEALDRIVEQAPTVRQARASVDQAREDLRNAELNLRYTYVYAPIDGQVTRRSVNPGDNVAVGQGLMAVRSLTDLWIDANFKETQLDQIQIGHPVEVTVDAYPNKVFHGRVEGFSSGTGQSLALLPPENATGNFVKIVQRLPVRIRIDPADMTPDTPLFVGLSVIPAVKYKEQPSGPDAGKRLLEPGPRREPSRTVVPPLPSAQPTAPTRP is encoded by the coding sequence ATGGCAAGCGAACCGCCGCGATCGGCCGACACAGAACCGAAGGCCGATAGTCACGACGCGGCGGCGCCGACGAAACCGCCCCGCCGGCGGCGGTGGCGCAAGCGTCTGATCATGATGGGAGTCGCGCTCGCAGTGGTCGGCTGCGGGCTGTACTTCGGGCGACACTGGATCCACCGGCAACTGACGACCGAGTCCACGGACGACGCCTATGTGAACAGCCACGTCACTTCCGTGAGCGGCCGCGTCGCGGGCCATGTGATCGCGATTAACTTCGACGACAACGACCGCGTGCGCCAGGGCGACCTGCTACTCGAGATCGATCACGAACCGTATCAGGTGGCCGTGAGTCAGCGCCGCGCCGCCCTCGACGTAGCCGAGGGCAACTTGACGACGGCCATTGCCCAGGTCCGGGCGCAAGAGGCGAAGGCACGATCGAGCTGGTACAACCTGATTCACGCGCAAGAACAGGTGCGGTACCAGCTCGCCACGATCCGCTCGTACGTGTCCAACCTGCGGCTCCAGGAGGCCCAGTTCAAGCTGGCGGAAACGGAAGTCGCGCGCGCCCGCCGGCTGGTCGATAAGCAGGCGGCCTCGAAGGAAGAACTGGACCAGCGTGCGGCCGATCTGGAGGTCGCGCGGCAGCGGGTGATCGATGCGACCGAAACAATCCGGCGGACCCGGGCCAACCTCGGCCTGCCGCCGAACGATGCGGACCCGACCGCGGCGCCGGCCGATCTGGAAGAGACCTATTCGGCCGTGCAGACCGCTCTATCGGACACGGCCCAGGCACTCGCACAGGCCGGCGTGCCGATCCGCCTCCGGGGGCTGACGCCCAAGAGCCTGCGCGAGCAAGTCGAACGGTTGGACCCGTCGGGCGATCTGAACGAGGCACTGGACCGGATCGTGGAGCAGGCGCCGACCGTCCGACAGGCCCGTGCGTCGGTCGATCAGGCCCGCGAGGACCTTCGCAACGCCGAACTGAATCTCCGGTACACCTACGTTTATGCTCCCATTGATGGTCAAGTGACGCGTCGATCGGTGAACCCCGGCGATAACGTCGCGGTGGGGCAGGGGCTGATGGCCGTCCGGTCCCTGACCGACCTATGGATCGATGCCAACTTCAAGGAAACCCAGCTCGATCAAATTCAGATCGGTCACCCGGTCGAGGTGACGGTCGATGCGTATCCGAACAAAGTGTTCCACGGACGCGTCGAGGGATTCAGTAGCGGGACGGGACAATCACTCGCGCTGTTGCCGCCGGAAAACGCGACCGGGAACTTCGTCAAGATCGTACAACGGCTCCCGGTTCGTATCCGGATCGACCCGGCGGACATGACGCCGGACACGCCGCTGTTCGTCGGCCTGTCGGTCATTCCGGCCGTGAAATACAAGGAACAACCGAGCGGTCCCGATGCCGGCAAGCGCCTCCTCGAACCCGGCCCGCGCCGCGAACCGAGTCGGACGGTCGTGCCGCCGCTGCCGAGCGCCCAGCCCACCGCACCGACCCGGCCGTAA
- a CDS encoding DUF1501 domain-containing protein, producing the protein MLSILGRNVRLCDGISRREALRVGGLGFTGLALPDLFRARAGEPSRTANGTFGRAKACIVVFNYGGPSHLDLWDLKPDAPAEIRGEFKPAATNVPGVAISEHLPRLARLADRFAIVRSVTHNDNDHAIGAYLALTGYSHPKHLTLGIEPPATPQDMPSLGSVVAKLRPATRPVFPYVALGDLRHFGNNDSLGATAGCLGATYEPFTLPFETRTNRVVDTRSVTAVMADTTGTDLTGRRTLLEHMNRSARGLHTAAEARTLEDASRRAYELLSTSATREAFDVAREPQKVRDAYGSDPFARNCLLARRLVEAGVPLTTLYSVGNRDWDTHGGNFRDLKGTLAPQMDRGFSALLSDLDARGLLDETLVVWMGDMGRTPKVNRDAGRDHWSFCYSVVLAGAGIRGGRVYGSSDRAAAYPSTNPVSPADLAATIYHSLGIDPRGQMTDQQGRPIEVSRGTPIKPLWA; encoded by the coding sequence ATGCTCTCCATCCTGGGTCGGAACGTCCGCCTCTGTGACGGCATCTCCCGTCGGGAAGCTTTGCGCGTCGGTGGGTTGGGCTTTACGGGTCTCGCTCTTCCCGACCTGTTCCGCGCGCGGGCCGGGGAACCCTCGCGAACTGCAAACGGAACGTTCGGCCGGGCGAAGGCGTGTATCGTCGTTTTCAACTACGGCGGCCCGAGCCACCTCGACCTGTGGGACCTGAAGCCGGACGCGCCGGCCGAGATCCGCGGCGAGTTCAAACCCGCCGCGACCAATGTGCCCGGCGTCGCGATCAGCGAACACCTGCCCCGCCTCGCGCGGCTTGCGGATCGCTTCGCGATTGTGCGTTCCGTGACGCACAACGATAACGACCACGCCATCGGCGCGTACCTCGCGCTCACGGGTTACTCGCACCCGAAGCACCTCACGCTCGGCATCGAACCGCCCGCGACGCCCCAGGACATGCCCTCCCTCGGCTCGGTGGTCGCGAAACTCCGCCCCGCCACGCGGCCGGTGTTCCCCTACGTCGCGCTCGGTGACCTCCGGCACTTCGGCAACAACGACAGCCTCGGCGCGACCGCCGGTTGCCTCGGCGCGACTTACGAACCGTTTACACTCCCGTTCGAGACGCGGACGAATCGCGTGGTCGATACCCGTTCGGTAACCGCGGTGATGGCCGACACGACGGGCACCGACCTCACGGGCCGCCGCACGTTGCTCGAACACATGAACCGGTCCGCGCGAGGGCTCCACACCGCTGCGGAAGCCCGAACCCTGGAAGACGCGTCTCGGCGCGCCTACGAACTGCTCTCCACGAGCGCCACGCGGGAGGCGTTCGATGTAGCGCGTGAACCGCAGAAGGTGCGCGATGCGTACGGGTCCGATCCGTTTGCGCGGAACTGTCTGCTCGCACGCCGACTGGTCGAAGCGGGCGTTCCACTCACCACGCTCTACTCGGTCGGCAACCGCGACTGGGACACCCACGGCGGCAACTTCCGTGACCTGAAAGGCACCCTTGCGCCACAAATGGACCGTGGGTTCTCGGCGCTGTTGAGCGATCTGGACGCGCGCGGGCTCTTGGACGAAACGCTGGTGGTGTGGATGGGCGACATGGGCCGCACTCCGAAAGTGAACCGGGACGCCGGCCGCGATCACTGGTCGTTCTGTTACTCGGTGGTACTGGCCGGTGCGGGGATACGGGGCGGACGGGTTTACGGCTCGTCGGACCGTGCGGCCGCGTACCCTTCGACCAACCCCGTGAGCCCCGCGGACCTCGCCGCGACGATCTACCACAGCCTCGGCATCGACCCGCGCGGCCAGATGACCGACCAGCAGGGCCGCCCGATCGAGGTGAGTCGCGGTACGCCGATCAAGCCGCTCTGGGCATAA